Genomic segment of Anaerobacillus alkaliphilus:
GTTTGAGGTTGTAACCGTCTATGAAAATAGTACATATACGAAACCACATACGCAGTATTACCAAGCTATTTGCAATAGATTAGAGATTGACCCCACAGACTGCATTATGATCGGAAATGATAAACAAGAGGATCTAGCTGCTTCAAAAATTGGGATGAAAACGTTTCTTGTCGAAGGTCATGTGATTGACCGTGGCGAGCCAGTTTATCCGATTGATGATCATGGTACGTTAGAAGAGCTTTATGAAAAACTTACGAAAAGAGAAGGGGTTTTTAGAGAGGCGGTTGAAGTATGATTGAAAATGGCCTTACAGCTATACCAGAGTTGGAAACCCCAAATTATTTATTAAGAGGAATGAGCATTGATGATGCTGAAAGTATGTTTGTCTTTATGAGTGATCAGCAAACGATGAGGTATATCACTCCTCATCCCGTCCAATCTGTCGATGAGCTCACTAAAAATATAAAGGTGAGTCTAACTAACTTTCAAGAGTCAAAGGAAATTCCTTGGGTGATTGTTGATAAGATTTCAGGGGACGTTATCGGAATGTTCCGCTTCCATAAGTTTAACTTTTGGCATAAGAAGACAGAAATGGGAGTTGTTATTCGGGAAGACTATCAAAAACGAGGGGTTATGAGTGAGATACTAGAGGTGATCCTGCCATATGGGTTTGATATTCTAGGACTTAACCGAATTGTCGGAGACATCTTTGCTGAAAATAAAGGATCAGAAAAATTGTTACAGAAGTTTGGCTTTAAAAAGGAAGGACAATTACGACAAACGGATTTTGATGGTACTAGGTATCATGACACGGTTGTATTCTCTTTGTTGAAGTCTGAGTATGAAAAATCTAACAGTGTTGTTTAAAAAGTCTCGTATGAGGCTTTTTTCTTTTTTGTGGCACTTTCGCTATTCATAATTTGGCGAAACGCCACTTCTTTTTAGAAGTTTTGTCAGGTAGAAGGAATAACAGTAGCTTCATATTTAATAAGTAAGTATCGGATAAACTTTGACAAAAATGAAGAGGGTGTGTGAAATGTATACAATTAAAGATGTCTCAAAACAACTTAAAATACCAGTTGGTAGTTTGAAATCTTGGGAGCAAGTATTTGAGCGTTTTTTTCAAGTGCAACGGACGAAATCCGGATCAAGAATATATGGTGAAGCAGAACTTTTAGTTTTAAGAAAGATAAAGCTAATGAAAGATAAAAATTTAAGTGACGAAATGCTTATGTTTATCTTAGATTCCAATGATGGTGAAAATCGAGATATTCCTGAGCAAATCCAATCAGAATACGATTTAAAGTATGCTGATATTGTTGAGTTGCAAAATGAGACTGTACAAGCTGTTCAAACGATCTCTGCTTCAATGGATCAATTTAAGGGAGAGTTTATTAAGGAAGTAAAAGAAGAACTAACGCAGGAAGTGAAAAAAGAAATTGCAAAGGGAAATGGAATTACACAAGGAATGATTCAAACCTATACGCATGAAGTGGTAGATACTTATCAAATGACATACCAACAGATAAATAAATTAAAAAAGGAAATTCAAAGAGACCAAGAAGAAAAACTGTTTCTCCAAAAGAAAGTAGAGGAACGAGAAGAATTGTTTCAGGATTTCGTTCAAAGCTACCGCCAATCTGCAGCTGCAATTGAAGCAAGGAACGAAAGACGAAAGCTTTCCTATTGGTTAGGTTTACTTTCAAAGGCTCAAATGAAATGGACGAAAATGTAAGTCATGAAAGGAAAGTCTGTCAACAATAGTTGGCAGACTTATTTATTTTTGTCAATGTTGGCATAAACTTCCTGTTTATAACAAAATATAAAAATATCTACTTCTCTTAAAAGGGGTCTCATATGAAGGGTGAATTAATCTCATCTCTTGATCGAAATCTAAACAAGATTTTAAAAGGTTTAGGAAATAGCAATGATATCTTAATACGAAAACTCATTATTGGTAACACAGAAAAACTGGCAGCTATCATCTATATGGACGGAGTTACCGAAAATGAGAAAGTAGAAGAACAAATTATTAAACCCCTTATTTCAACAAGCCTTCATGACCAAAGTAACTTGATGGAATTAATAAAGTTAAGAGTGGTACAAACAATCCGTGCAAAAGAAATTGACTCGATAGACGGAGTCATACAAGAGCTTATTCAAGGTAAGAGTATTTTAGTTGTCGATAAAGAGAATGTAGCCCTAGCGCTAGATACCGTAAAATGGCCAGAAAGAGCGGCTCCTGAACCTAAGGCACAAAGGACTCCTCGAGGTCCTGATATAGGGTTTAACGAGTCATTGACTTTTAATTTGTCTTTAATACGAAAATCGATTAGGGACTGTAAACTTAGAATAGAGAGTAATGAAAATCCAAATATTAATACTTCATTCTCGTTGGTATATCTAGAAAATAGTGTAGATCAAGATATGCTTAAGCTATTAAAAAGTAAGTTACAAGAAATCGATATCCCTGTCGTATTGGACTCTAGTTTTTTGGAAGAAAATCTAACAAATGAAACAACGTCAATGTTTCCACTGACACTAACTACCGATCGACCTGATTTAGTTAGTGCTGAAATATTAGAAGGGAAAATTGCCATCGTAGTAGACGGTACCCCATTTGTAACGGTGCTTCCAATTATATTTATCCAACTCTTTCAATCGCCTGATGATTATTATTCATTAGCTAGAAATTTTCAAAGTAGAAGATTAGCGAGGATGTTTTTTTTCTTTCTATCAATATTGCTACCTGCTCTCTACATCTCATTTACAGTTTACCAACCTGGCTTACTACCAACTAGTATCTTAATTGGTTTTGTTGCACAGAGAGAGGTGGTGCCGTTTCCCACCGTTGTTGAGATTATTGTATTCTTTTGGCTTATTATCATTATTGTTGAAAGTTCCTTGAGGCTTCCTCAGGGTGTTGTTCTGACAGTTACGATTTTTGCTTCAATTACCTTAGGGCAACAGGCAGTAGAAGCACAACTTGTACAGCCTACTACCTTAGTGGTTTTAGCTGCTTCCTATATTATGTCAAGTAGTGTGCCGGTATTTAGCTTAACTGTCGTGTATAGAATATTGACGTTTCGATTTATCTTCCTTGCTTCCTTATTAGGTCTTTATGGGGTCATGATCGGGATTGTTGTCCTTATCTTGCATTTAAGTGCACTAAGATCTTTTGGTGTACCGTACTTATCCCCGGTTGCTCCGTTTAATTTGAAAGATCAAAAAGATGCAATTTTTAGAACACCAATGGAATTCATTATCACAAGTAAAAAGAAGTTTACGAAAGAAGAGCCTATGAAAAAGGAGTAAAAGGATAAAACATCTATGAAAAAAAGATCTTGGTTGCACATAACGATTTATACTTTAATTATACTATCTTCGTTTTTGGTAGGAAAAAATGTTGAGGATTCCTTAATAAAAAACCTTTCCATTGTTTCGGCAGTGGGTATCGATTTAGAGGAAGATTTATATGCTGTTACGTTACAAGTAATAAATCCGAAGAGATTACAAAAAGATGCGGGACAGACTCTTGGCTATATT
This window contains:
- a CDS encoding MerR family transcriptional regulator gives rise to the protein MYTIKDVSKQLKIPVGSLKSWEQVFERFFQVQRTKSGSRIYGEAELLVLRKIKLMKDKNLSDEMLMFILDSNDGENRDIPEQIQSEYDLKYADIVELQNETVQAVQTISASMDQFKGEFIKEVKEELTQEVKKEIAKGNGITQGMIQTYTHEVVDTYQMTYQQINKLKKEIQRDQEEKLFLQKKVEEREELFQDFVQSYRQSAAAIEARNERRKLSYWLGLLSKAQMKWTKM
- a CDS encoding GNAT family N-acetyltransferase, with the protein product MIENGLTAIPELETPNYLLRGMSIDDAESMFVFMSDQQTMRYITPHPVQSVDELTKNIKVSLTNFQESKEIPWVIVDKISGDVIGMFRFHKFNFWHKKTEMGVVIREDYQKRGVMSEILEVILPYGFDILGLNRIVGDIFAENKGSEKLLQKFGFKKEGQLRQTDFDGTRYHDTVVFSLLKSEYEKSNSVV
- a CDS encoding spore germination protein; amino-acid sequence: MKGELISSLDRNLNKILKGLGNSNDILIRKLIIGNTEKLAAIIYMDGVTENEKVEEQIIKPLISTSLHDQSNLMELIKLRVVQTIRAKEIDSIDGVIQELIQGKSILVVDKENVALALDTVKWPERAAPEPKAQRTPRGPDIGFNESLTFNLSLIRKSIRDCKLRIESNENPNINTSFSLVYLENSVDQDMLKLLKSKLQEIDIPVVLDSSFLEENLTNETTSMFPLTLTTDRPDLVSAEILEGKIAIVVDGTPFVTVLPIIFIQLFQSPDDYYSLARNFQSRRLARMFFFFLSILLPALYISFTVYQPGLLPTSILIGFVAQREVVPFPTVVEIIVFFWLIIIIVESSLRLPQGVVLTVTIFASITLGQQAVEAQLVQPTTLVVLAASYIMSSSVPVFSLTVVYRILTFRFIFLASLLGLYGVMIGIVVLILHLSALRSFGVPYLSPVAPFNLKDQKDAIFRTPMEFIITSKKKFTKEEPMKKE